In Flavobacterium endoglycinae, one DNA window encodes the following:
- a CDS encoding Imm25 family immunity protein: protein MSSFYTAENEFSKLILEYNFIPLYSMWNKNTIILSRKIGHQNIAYCHIIISANGSGGISVNLWIAPLEYPDARLDSNSAAFLIKIGEEWEDNPDFLQLCQSRIINVFNGLDKFENTIEQELNNPSLLSNAHQIRMKNYLLYLAVLKLIKESLEYPEIKKEILKVIEKKAKSLTKINKKVKEAIINNQAKVKDPKLFQFIDEKQRAVISLSETITDYIYIELALKS from the coding sequence ATGAGTTCATTTTACACCGCTGAGAATGAGTTCTCTAAATTAATTCTTGAATATAATTTTATACCACTTTATTCTATGTGGAATAAAAATACAATTATTCTTTCCCGAAAAATTGGACATCAAAATATTGCCTATTGTCATATTATAATTTCTGCAAATGGTTCAGGAGGTATTTCTGTAAATTTATGGATAGCACCATTAGAATACCCCGACGCCAGATTGGATAGCAATAGTGCCGCTTTTTTAATAAAAATTGGAGAAGAATGGGAAGATAATCCTGATTTCTTACAACTTTGCCAATCTAGAATTATTAATGTTTTTAATGGTCTTGATAAATTTGAAAATACAATAGAACAGGAATTAAATAATCCTTCTCTTCTATCAAATGCACATCAAATTAGAATGAAAAATTATCTTCTTTATTTGGCAGTTTTAAAGCTAATTAAAGAAAGCTTAGAATATCCAGAAATAAAAAAGGAGATTTTGAAAGTAATTGAAAAAAAAGCAAAATCACTTACGAAAATTAATAAAAAAGTTAAGGAGGCAATTATTAATAATCAAGCAAAAGTAAAAGATCCTAAATTATTTCAATTTATAGATGAAAAACAGAGAGCTGTTATTAGCTTATCAGAAACAATAACTGACTATATCTATATAGAATTAGCACTGAAATCATGA
- a CDS encoding acyl-CoA thioesterase yields the protein MNPKNPSESLTILTDLVLPSETNPLNNLFGGELLARMDRAASIAARRHSRRIVVTASVNHVAFNRAISLGSVVTVEAKVSRSFKSSMEVFIDVWVEDRESGNRTKANEAIYTFVAVDDTGRPVEVPPIVPETELEIQRFDAALRRKQLSLLLAGKIKPTDATELKALFL from the coding sequence ATGAATCCAAAAAATCCTTCAGAGTCCCTAACTATTTTAACAGATTTAGTTTTACCGAGCGAAACTAATCCTTTAAACAATCTTTTCGGAGGCGAATTATTAGCCCGAATGGATCGCGCCGCGAGTATTGCTGCCCGCAGACATTCACGCCGAATTGTAGTTACGGCTTCTGTAAATCACGTTGCTTTTAACAGAGCAATTTCTCTTGGAAGTGTTGTGACTGTCGAAGCAAAAGTTTCAAGATCATTTAAAAGTTCTATGGAAGTTTTTATAGACGTTTGGGTAGAAGACCGCGAATCTGGAAACAGAACAAAAGCCAACGAAGCTATTTATACATTTGTTGCCGTAGACGATACTGGAAGACCAGTTGAAGTACCGCCAATAGTACCGGAAACCGAACTTGAAATACAACGTTTTGATGCCGCTTTACGTCGTAAACAGCTGAGTTTATTACTTGCAGGAAAAATAAAACCTACCGATGCGACAGAATTAAAGGCGCTATTTTTGTAA
- a CDS encoding LytR/AlgR family response regulator transcription factor produces MKINCIVIDDEPLAVQLLENHISKIEELHVIGTAQNALEAYKLLKKNPVDLIFLDINMPDLNGIDFLKSLHHKPKTIFTTAYREFAIEGFELEAVDYILKPITFERFFKAVERVLRQNPENKEEEFIILKSNGLQHKIALTDILFFESQGNDIKAVLKGKKEIAAKYKISDLEMNLFSKGFLRIHRSFLINQKEVKAIGNNELIIDNYSIPAGRIYKENYDQLKQDFKRIANKNPKGSSIGFLNYLVSLS; encoded by the coding sequence ATGAAAATTAATTGTATAGTAATTGATGATGAGCCGTTGGCAGTACAATTATTAGAAAATCATATTTCTAAAATTGAAGAATTGCATGTCATTGGAACTGCACAGAATGCTTTGGAAGCTTATAAACTCTTAAAAAAGAATCCTGTCGATTTGATTTTTCTAGATATCAATATGCCGGATTTAAACGGAATTGATTTTTTAAAATCTCTGCATCATAAACCTAAAACGATTTTTACAACCGCTTACCGCGAATTTGCGATTGAAGGTTTTGAACTCGAAGCTGTCGATTATATTTTGAAACCCATAACGTTCGAACGTTTCTTTAAAGCGGTTGAACGTGTTTTAAGACAAAATCCTGAAAATAAAGAGGAAGAATTCATTATATTGAAATCCAACGGACTGCAGCATAAAATTGCATTAACCGATATCTTATTTTTTGAAAGTCAGGGAAATGACATTAAGGCGGTTTTAAAAGGCAAAAAAGAAATTGCGGCAAAATATAAAATTAGTGATCTGGAAATGAATCTGTTTTCTAAAGGTTTTTTACGGATTCACCGTTCTTTCTTAATCAATCAAAAAGAAGTAAAAGCAATAGGAAACAACGAATTGATTATTGATAATTACTCAATTCCGGCTGGCCGCATCTATAAAGAAAATTACGATCAGCTGAAGCAAGATTTCAAAAGAATAGCAAATAAAAACCCGAAGGGATCATCAATCGGGTTTTTAAATTATTTAGTATCGTTATCATAA
- a CDS encoding DNA polymerase III subunit gives MQFSQILGQDYIKSHLIKSASSGRIPHAQLFIGPEGSGTLSTAIAYAQYILCGNTGNENENGNESCNLKFQNISHPDLHFIYPTVTTEDVKTKPKSLDFIQDWRTFIQEMPYGGLFDWYKILGVQNKQGEIRVEDAQEVLKSLSLKSYEGGYKIMIIWMADKMNIAASNKLLKLLEEPSDKTMFILISENEEDIIQTIRSRCQVIQFSALPEKVIAEALVARENIDLNYAKKIAHQAQGNFNKALHLLKEDDSEFPFEQWFVNWVRAAFRAKGNAAAIQDLISWSEEIASLGRESQKKFIQFCIEMFRQALLLNYEAPSLVYIEPKVDKFKLENFAPFVNGNNIHEIFKELSDALYHIERNGNAKIILTDLSIKLTRLIHKK, from the coding sequence ATGCAATTTTCTCAAATTTTAGGTCAGGATTACATCAAAAGTCACTTAATAAAAAGTGCTTCTTCCGGACGAATTCCTCATGCACAATTATTCATTGGACCTGAAGGAAGCGGAACTTTATCGACAGCAATCGCTTATGCGCAGTATATTTTGTGCGGCAATACAGGAAACGAAAACGAAAATGGTAACGAATCCTGTAATTTGAAATTTCAAAACATCTCGCATCCAGATCTGCATTTTATATACCCAACCGTTACTACCGAAGATGTAAAAACCAAACCCAAAAGTTTAGACTTTATTCAGGATTGGCGCACTTTTATTCAGGAAATGCCTTATGGAGGTTTATTTGACTGGTATAAAATTTTAGGCGTTCAAAACAAACAGGGAGAAATCAGGGTTGAAGATGCTCAGGAAGTTTTAAAATCTCTTTCGTTAAAATCCTATGAAGGCGGTTATAAAATCATGATTATCTGGATGGCCGATAAAATGAATATCGCTGCCTCAAATAAATTACTGAAACTTCTTGAAGAACCTTCAGACAAAACGATGTTTATCTTGATTTCTGAAAATGAGGAAGATATTATTCAAACCATACGCTCTCGTTGTCAAGTAATTCAGTTTAGCGCACTTCCCGAAAAAGTAATTGCCGAGGCTTTAGTGGCAAGAGAAAACATTGATTTGAATTATGCTAAAAAAATAGCACATCAGGCTCAGGGAAATTTCAATAAAGCACTGCATCTCCTAAAGGAAGATGACTCTGAATTTCCATTTGAACAATGGTTTGTAAATTGGGTGCGTGCGGCATTTAGAGCAAAAGGAAATGCAGCCGCTATTCAAGATTTGATTTCGTGGAGTGAAGAAATCGCTTCATTAGGACGCGAAAGCCAGAAAAAATTCATTCAGTTTTGTATCGAAATGTTCAGACAGGCACTTTTACTAAATTATGAAGCGCCAAGTTTGGTTTACATAGAGCCAAAAGTGGACAAATTTAAACTGGAAAATTTTGCGCCTTTCGTAAACGGAAATAACATTCATGAGATTTTTAAAGAACTTTCAGATGCTTTATACCACATTGAAAGAAACGGAAATGCCAAAATAATCCTCACGGATTTATCTATAAAACTGACTCGTTTAATTCATAAAAAATAA
- the sprC gene encoding gliding motility protein SprC: MIRKTTLSFFKVLFLFSILLCTKSNSYAQTATLVGQQLPFDRICAGLIVNGQPFNEYNATFSYLNFPAGTTFEIELSDENGSFTTPTATTKLSFVDDPATQQQTIKFAIPTDLKGSDTYSIRVKSNTATPVYSQRFRNLQNQTTFPAFYRTYAENFFINDKESTATMCTGGNVSLSVYNPTPGDIPSSPANYPNLTYKWYKDDVLIAGQSGTTLLANAPGVYYAQINYGGCDDENLSSNRVTVVSSNGGSAVTINSSLGNPFCSNGTGTVLTATSGNSYKWYKDGTLITGAVNRTYSTNDSGVYTVEVDFGGCVSSGSINLQSNGFNASIDVADQYELKEGETLNVSVTTDATTPKFEWYLNNILIQGATTANYAVSVRGLYKVVISQESGCIATKEFTFRVTSEADATTTVIPNIVKLSGNYPYWNIPDVYKTASTKLIILSSNGEVMFDDVGSNYDPELNSFIKDFKNVNPVYYYVIQSDTGEKKGSITVIK, from the coding sequence ATGATTCGAAAAACTACTTTATCTTTTTTTAAAGTTTTATTTCTGTTTAGTATACTGTTATGTACTAAATCGAATTCTTATGCTCAAACAGCAACACTAGTTGGCCAGCAGCTTCCTTTTGACAGGATCTGTGCCGGATTAATTGTTAATGGACAGCCTTTTAATGAATATAATGCTACGTTTAGTTATTTAAATTTTCCTGCAGGAACTACTTTTGAAATAGAACTTTCAGACGAAAATGGGAGTTTTACAACTCCTACCGCAACCACTAAACTTTCTTTTGTTGACGATCCTGCTACTCAGCAGCAAACCATAAAATTTGCTATTCCAACAGATTTAAAAGGATCTGATACATACAGTATTCGTGTAAAAAGCAACACAGCAACTCCGGTATATAGCCAAAGGTTTAGAAATTTGCAAAACCAAACTACGTTTCCTGCTTTTTACAGAACATATGCCGAAAACTTTTTTATAAATGATAAAGAGTCAACAGCTACTATGTGTACTGGTGGAAATGTCAGCCTTTCTGTGTACAACCCAACGCCTGGAGATATTCCTTCATCGCCTGCAAACTATCCAAATTTAACTTATAAATGGTATAAAGATGATGTGCTAATTGCAGGACAAAGTGGTACAACGTTATTGGCAAATGCACCAGGAGTTTACTATGCACAAATTAATTACGGAGGCTGCGACGATGAGAACTTAAGTTCAAATCGTGTTACGGTTGTTTCTTCAAACGGCGGTTCTGCGGTAACTATCAATTCAAGTTTAGGAAATCCTTTTTGCTCAAATGGTACAGGAACTGTATTAACAGCAACTTCAGGAAACAGTTATAAATGGTACAAAGACGGCACGCTGATTACAGGTGCCGTTAACCGTACTTATTCAACAAATGACTCAGGTGTTTATACAGTTGAGGTAGATTTTGGAGGATGTGTTTCTTCTGGAAGTATAAATCTTCAGAGTAATGGTTTTAATGCCAGTATTGATGTGGCTGACCAATATGAGTTAAAAGAAGGTGAAACGTTAAACGTATCCGTAACCACTGATGCAACAACTCCAAAATTTGAATGGTATTTAAATAATATCCTTATTCAGGGTGCCACAACCGCAAATTATGCAGTAAGCGTAAGAGGACTTTATAAAGTAGTTATTTCACAAGAATCAGGCTGTATTGCCACGAAAGAATTTACTTTCAGAGTAACCTCTGAAGCAGATGCTACAACCACAGTAATACCAAATATCGTAAAGCTAAGCGGTAATTATCCATATTGGAATATTCCAGATGTTTATAAAACAGCGTCGACTAAACTTATAATTTTAAGTTCGAATGGAGAAGTAATGTTCGATGATGTAGGGAGCAATTACGATCCGGAACTTAATTCTTTTATTAAAGATTTTAAAAATGTCAATCCAGTTTATTACTATGTCATTCAATCCGACACAGGTGAAAAAAAAGGATCAATTACTGTAATTAAATAA
- the trpS gene encoding tryptophan--tRNA ligase translates to MAKILTGVQSTGTPHLGNLLGAIIPAIELSNNPANESFLFIADLHSITQIKDGKTLRENTFSVAATWLAFGLDIDRVTFYRQSDVVQTTELTWYLSCFFPFQRLTLAHSFKDKADRLDDVNAGLFTYPMLMAADILLYDAEFVPVGKDQLQHLEITRDVAARFNHQMGETFVLPEAKIQEDSMLIPGTNGGKMSKSANNYINIFLDDKALRKQIMSIETDSTPLEAPKNPDTCNAFAIYSLMADDSQIAEMRANYLGGNYGYGHAKQAIFELISEKYKTEREKYNYYINNLDEVDALLKKGAAKASVIADGVLKRVREKLGF, encoded by the coding sequence ATGGCAAAAATACTTACTGGTGTTCAAAGTACAGGAACGCCTCACTTAGGAAACTTATTAGGAGCAATTATTCCAGCGATCGAATTATCTAACAATCCAGCAAACGAATCATTTTTGTTTATAGCTGATTTACATTCGATTACACAAATTAAAGATGGAAAAACATTACGAGAAAACACTTTTAGTGTAGCTGCTACATGGCTGGCTTTCGGATTGGATATTGACCGTGTTACATTTTACAGACAGTCTGATGTAGTACAAACAACTGAGTTGACTTGGTATTTAAGCTGTTTTTTTCCGTTTCAACGCTTGACACTTGCACATTCCTTCAAAGATAAAGCAGATCGTTTAGATGATGTTAATGCTGGACTTTTTACGTATCCGATGTTAATGGCAGCCGATATTTTATTATATGATGCCGAGTTTGTTCCAGTAGGTAAAGACCAATTACAGCATTTAGAAATTACACGTGATGTTGCGGCAAGATTCAACCACCAAATGGGAGAAACTTTTGTGCTTCCAGAAGCTAAAATTCAGGAAGACAGCATGCTGATTCCGGGAACAAACGGTGGAAAAATGAGCAAATCAGCCAATAATTACATTAATATTTTCTTGGATGATAAAGCGCTGCGCAAACAGATTATGAGCATTGAAACGGATAGTACTCCGCTTGAAGCTCCAAAAAATCCTGATACCTGCAATGCCTTTGCTATTTATTCTTTAATGGCAGATGACAGTCAAATTGCCGAAATGAGAGCTAATTATTTAGGTGGAAATTATGGTTACGGCCACGCCAAACAAGCTATTTTTGAATTGATTAGTGAAAAATATAAAACCGAAAGAGAAAAATACAACTACTACATAAACAATCTCGACGAAGTAGATGCGCTTTTGAAAAAAGGTGCTGCCAAAGCATCAGTTATTGCTGATGGCGTTTTAAAAAGAGTTCGTGAGAAACTAGGTTTTTAA
- the recA gene encoding recombinase RecA, giving the protein MSADKEAKLKALQLTLDKLDKTYGKGTVMKMGDRAIVEVETISSGSLGVDLALGVNGYPKGRIIEIYGPESSGKTTLTLHAIAEAQKAGGIAAFIDAEHAFDRNYAEKLNVDIENLIISQPDNGEQALEIAENLIRSGAIDIVVIDSVAALTPKSEIEGEMGDSKMGLHARLMSQALRKLTGTISKTNCTVFFINQLREKIGVMFGNPETTTGGNALKFYASVRLDIRRSAQIKDGENVIGNRTKVKIVKNKVAPPFKTAEFDIMYGEGVSKTGEILDLAVEFDIVKKAGSWFSYGDTKLGQGRDAVKALIKDNPELAEELEEKIKAHMKELADA; this is encoded by the coding sequence ATGAGTGCAGACAAAGAAGCCAAATTAAAAGCGTTACAACTAACACTTGATAAACTTGACAAAACCTACGGAAAAGGAACCGTAATGAAAATGGGCGATAGAGCTATTGTAGAGGTAGAAACGATTTCTTCTGGCTCTCTTGGAGTAGATTTAGCTCTTGGTGTGAATGGTTACCCAAAAGGAAGAATTATTGAAATATACGGACCAGAATCTTCTGGTAAAACTACTTTAACTTTACACGCAATTGCAGAAGCTCAAAAAGCGGGTGGAATTGCTGCATTTATTGATGCTGAGCATGCTTTTGACAGAAATTATGCTGAAAAATTAAATGTTGATATCGAGAACTTAATTATTTCACAGCCAGACAACGGAGAGCAGGCACTTGAAATTGCTGAAAACTTAATCCGTTCTGGAGCAATTGATATTGTGGTAATTGACTCGGTTGCGGCATTGACTCCAAAAAGTGAAATCGAAGGTGAAATGGGAGATTCTAAAATGGGTCTTCACGCACGTTTAATGTCACAGGCATTACGAAAACTTACTGGAACTATCAGCAAAACAAACTGTACGGTTTTCTTCATCAACCAGCTTCGTGAAAAAATTGGTGTAATGTTCGGAAATCCTGAAACTACAACTGGAGGTAATGCATTGAAATTCTACGCTTCTGTACGTTTAGATATTCGTCGTTCTGCTCAAATCAAAGACGGTGAAAACGTAATTGGAAACAGAACTAAAGTGAAAATCGTAAAAAACAAAGTAGCACCACCATTTAAAACTGCCGAATTTGATATCATGTATGGAGAAGGAGTTTCTAAAACAGGTGAAATCCTTGACTTAGCAGTTGAATTTGATATCGTTAAAAAAGCAGGATCATGGTTCAGTTATGGAGATACAAAATTAGGACAAGGTCGTGATGCCGTTAAAGCCTTAATTAAAGATAATCCAGAATTAGCAGAAGAGCTTGAAGAAAAAATTAAAGCTCATATGAAAGAATTAGCAGATGCTTAA
- a CDS encoding lysophospholipid acyltransferase family protein has translation MKILKIAFWIIWRIWFYVLMAVPILIMLPLLLISIISEKGYPYFFKMARIWAKFILFGMGFYYKIKKEQKLIKNKSYMIVANHTSMTDIMLMLAIIKNPFVFVGKKELVKIPLFGFFYKRTCILVDRNSSKSKNEVFKRAQSRLNQGLSICIFPEGGVPDDESILLDEFKDGAFRLAIDHQIPIVPIVFADNKKRFSYTFLSGGPGKMRGKILPFVETEGLTSENRKELKDKVRQIIYNGLIEFEKKTSKVLV, from the coding sequence ATGAAAATATTAAAAATTGCTTTTTGGATTATCTGGCGCATATGGTTTTACGTTTTAATGGCGGTTCCAATACTCATTATGCTGCCGTTATTGCTTATTTCTATTATCTCTGAGAAAGGATATCCGTATTTTTTTAAAATGGCTCGCATTTGGGCTAAATTCATTCTTTTCGGAATGGGATTTTATTACAAAATCAAAAAAGAGCAGAAACTTATCAAGAATAAAAGCTACATGATTGTGGCCAATCATACGTCGATGACAGATATTATGCTGATGCTTGCCATTATCAAAAACCCGTTTGTTTTTGTGGGAAAAAAAGAATTAGTTAAGATTCCGTTGTTTGGATTTTTCTATAAAAGAACCTGTATTTTGGTGGATCGAAATTCTTCTAAAAGTAAAAATGAAGTTTTCAAAAGAGCGCAGAGTCGTCTTAATCAAGGTTTAAGTATTTGTATTTTCCCAGAAGGAGGAGTTCCTGACGATGAATCTATTTTATTGGATGAGTTTAAAGACGGCGCCTTCAGGCTGGCAATCGATCATCAAATTCCAATTGTACCAATCGTTTTTGCGGACAATAAAAAACGATTCTCCTATACTTTTTTGAGCGGAGGTCCTGGAAAAATGAGAGGTAAAATTTTACCATTTGTAGAAACTGAAGGTCTTACTTCAGAGAACAGAAAAGAACTCAAAGATAAAGTTAGACAAATCATTTACAATGGATTAATTGAATTTGAAAAGAAAACATCCAAAGTATTAGTTTAA
- a CDS encoding DoxX family protein, with product MNNAASILMLAFLTLTFLQSGYEKIFYWKDNVAWLKEHFAQTKLKNQVPLALFHLLVVELIAGILSAVGIIQLLTNSGREYGFYGAIFSCISLLMMLFGQRLAKDYDGARTIVIYFIPAVIAVYWLN from the coding sequence ATGAATAATGCTGCCTCAATTTTAATGTTAGCTTTTCTAACCTTAACTTTTTTACAATCAGGGTATGAGAAGATTTTTTACTGGAAAGATAATGTTGCCTGGCTCAAAGAGCATTTTGCCCAAACCAAATTAAAAAACCAAGTTCCGCTTGCCTTATTTCACTTATTGGTAGTAGAATTAATTGCCGGAATTTTAAGTGCCGTTGGCATTATTCAGCTGTTGACAAACAGCGGACGCGAATATGGCTTTTACGGTGCAATATTTTCTTGTATTAGTTTGTTAATGATGCTTTTCGGACAACGATTAGCCAAAGATTACGATGGAGCGAGAACCATTGTTATATATTTTATTCCTGCCGTTATAGCAGTATACTGGCTGAATTAA
- a CDS encoding GxxExxY protein: protein MSENEISTIVIGLAIQIHRALGPGLLENAYQECLFYKIKQQGLLVEKEKPMPLVFEEVKLDCGYRVDLLIENKFIVEIKSVESLTVNHLAQTLTYLKLGKYKLGLLINFNEILLKNGIRRVINNL from the coding sequence ATGAGTGAAAATGAAATTTCAACTATTGTAATTGGATTGGCAATTCAAATACACAGAGCGCTTGGGCCTGGCTTATTAGAAAATGCCTATCAAGAATGTTTATTTTATAAAATTAAACAACAAGGTCTTCTGGTTGAAAAGGAAAAACCAATGCCTTTAGTTTTCGAAGAAGTCAAACTCGATTGTGGTTATAGAGTGGATCTACTAATTGAAAACAAATTTATAGTCGAGATAAAAAGTGTTGAATCGCTGACAGTAAATCATCTTGCACAAACTTTAACCTATTTAAAATTAGGAAAATATAAACTCGGTCTGCTCATAAATTTCAATGAAATTTTATTAAAAAATGGAATAAGAAGGGTAATAAATAATTTGTAA